In Mesoaciditoga lauensis cd-1655R = DSM 25116, one genomic interval encodes:
- the rfbD gene encoding dTDP-4-dehydrorhamnose reductase → MKLLITGSNGQLAKEVIKESEKREYEYVAFDHKALDIIDLEKVREAVKNEKPDFVINCAAYNAVDKAEEDWKTAYLVNGIGPKNLAIACEENNCAFVHYSTDYVFDGQKDTPYTVADASNPLNQYGKSKLLGEKFVQSLSTRYFLIRVSWVFGVGNETNFAKKVLNWASKNETLKIVDDQISSPTYAVDLAKATLDLVKTGAYGLYHITSPESCSRYEWAEYILKLTGWKGNLLPAKSHEFKTAAKRPKYSFMNSFPLKKTIGYNLIGWREATERFIEEVNSEK, encoded by the coding sequence ATGAAACTTCTTATCACCGGTTCTAACGGGCAACTTGCAAAGGAAGTAATAAAAGAATCAGAAAAAAGGGAATATGAATATGTAGCTTTTGATCATAAAGCACTTGACATAATTGATTTGGAAAAAGTAAGAGAAGCAGTTAAAAATGAGAAGCCTGATTTTGTTATAAATTGCGCGGCGTACAATGCTGTTGACAAGGCGGAAGAAGACTGGAAAACGGCTTATCTTGTCAATGGAATTGGGCCAAAAAATCTCGCAATTGCTTGCGAAGAAAACAACTGCGCATTTGTGCATTATAGTACAGATTATGTCTTTGATGGGCAAAAAGATACACCTTACACCGTAGCGGATGCTTCTAATCCTTTAAACCAATATGGAAAAAGTAAATTACTGGGTGAGAAATTTGTACAGTCTTTGTCTACAAGATATTTTTTGATCCGTGTGAGTTGGGTGTTTGGGGTTGGAAACGAGACAAACTTTGCAAAGAAAGTCTTGAATTGGGCATCTAAAAATGAAACCTTAAAGATTGTAGATGATCAAATATCCTCCCCTACTTATGCGGTTGATCTTGCCAAGGCAACGCTCGATCTTGTAAAAACAGGAGCATATGGACTTTATCATATAACAAGTCCAGAATCTTGTTCGAGATATGAATGGGCAGAATACATTCTAAAGTTGACAGGATGGAAAGGGAATTTGTTGCCAGCAAAGAGTCATGAGTTCAAAACAGCAGCTAAACGCCCAAAATATTCTTTTATGAACAGTTTTCCTCTTAAGAAGACAATAGGTTATAATTTGATTGGATGGAGAGAAGCGACGGAAAGATTTATTGAAGAAGTTAATAGTGAGAAGTAA
- the rfbC gene encoding dTDP-4-dehydrorhamnose 3,5-epimerase has protein sequence MSKFKKIETPISGLYIIEPRVFLDERGFFMESYNKKEFEEIGLTMEFVQDNHSRSKKGVLRGLHFQTKHPQGKLVRVTHGEVFDVAVDIRKGSPTFGKWYGVILSEENKRMFYIPEGFAHGFLVLSNEVDFLYKCTDYYYPDEDAGIIWNDPDIGIDWPLGGMEPILSEKDKKRKRLKELKIEN, from the coding sequence ATGTCCAAATTCAAAAAGATTGAAACTCCGATTTCAGGATTATACATAATTGAACCACGAGTTTTCTTAGACGAACGTGGCTTTTTTATGGAATCATACAACAAAAAGGAGTTCGAAGAGATTGGGTTAACTATGGAATTCGTTCAGGATAATCATTCAAGATCAAAAAAAGGTGTGCTTCGAGGGCTTCATTTTCAAACAAAGCATCCACAGGGGAAATTGGTAAGAGTAACACATGGAGAGGTTTTTGACGTTGCAGTGGATATAAGGAAAGGATCTCCAACTTTTGGAAAATGGTACGGTGTTATTTTAAGTGAAGAAAATAAAAGAATGTTTTACATCCCTGAAGGATTTGCCCACGGGTTTTTGGTTTTGTCGAATGAGGTGGATTTTCTTTATAAATGCACAGATTATTATTATCCAGATGAAGATGCCGGAATTATTTGGAATGATCCAGATATTGGAATAGATTGGCCACTTGGTGGAATGGAACCAATATTGTCGGAGAAAGATAAGAAAAGGAAAAGGCTGAAAGAATTGAAAATTGAGAATTGA
- a CDS encoding four helix bundle protein produces the protein MSEPRFKKLRVWQEGMNLVKEIYEITKNFPESEKYGLSSQLQRAVVSIPSNIAEGSGRGTKKDFSHFMNQARGSLYEVITQLEICSEIGLINKEKLDVLEEKCESLSRQLNSFIVSLKRKI, from the coding sequence ATGAGTGAACCAAGATTCAAAAAATTAAGGGTTTGGCAAGAAGGAATGAATTTGGTTAAAGAAATATACGAAATAACCAAGAATTTCCCAGAAAGTGAAAAATACGGTCTTTCATCTCAATTACAAAGAGCCGTGGTATCAATACCATCTAACATTGCTGAAGGTTCTGGAAGAGGAACAAAAAAGGATTTTTCTCATTTTATGAATCAAGCAAGAGGATCTTTATATGAAGTCATCACGCAGTTAGAGATATGTTCTGAAATCGGACTTATAAATAAGGAAAAATTGGATGTGCTTGAAGAAAAGTGTGAATCGTTGTCAAGACAGCTAAATTCATTCATAGTTTCTTTGAAAAGAAAAATCTAA
- the rfbA gene encoding glucose-1-phosphate thymidylyltransferase RfbA: protein MKGIILAGGSGTRLYPVTKSISKQLLPIYDKPMIYYPLSVLMLAGIRDVLIISNPEYLDLFKNLLGDGKQIGMSFSYKSQEKPKGIADAFVVGEDFIGKDKVALILGDNVFFGQRFTEILREAASLKEGAVIFGYYVKDPGAYGVVEFDEKGNVLSLEEKPEHPKSNYAIPGLYFYDNHVVEIAKNLKPSARGELEITDVNKEYLKIGKLKVIPFGRGFAWLDTGTHDGLLEASNFVATIQKRQGFYISCIEEIAYRLGYIDKAQLLELAKPLEKTEYGKYLKELANGK, encoded by the coding sequence ATGAAAGGCATAATTCTTGCTGGAGGAAGCGGAACAAGGCTTTATCCCGTAACAAAATCAATTAGCAAGCAACTTTTGCCAATTTACGATAAACCTATGATTTATTATCCTCTTTCAGTTCTCATGCTTGCAGGCATTAGAGATGTGCTTATCATCTCAAATCCAGAGTATTTAGATTTATTTAAAAACTTACTTGGAGATGGGAAACAAATAGGAATGTCCTTTTCATACAAATCTCAAGAAAAGCCAAAAGGTATCGCAGACGCTTTCGTTGTGGGAGAAGATTTTATAGGAAAAGATAAAGTTGCTCTCATACTTGGAGATAACGTGTTTTTTGGTCAAAGGTTCACAGAAATTTTGAGAGAGGCCGCTTCTTTAAAAGAAGGAGCTGTTATTTTTGGATATTACGTTAAAGATCCAGGTGCTTATGGAGTTGTAGAATTCGATGAAAAAGGAAATGTGCTTTCTTTGGAAGAAAAGCCAGAACATCCAAAGTCCAACTATGCCATTCCTGGTTTGTATTTCTATGATAACCATGTAGTTGAAATTGCGAAGAATTTGAAACCATCTGCCAGAGGGGAACTTGAAATAACAGATGTGAATAAAGAGTATTTGAAAATAGGAAAATTAAAAGTAATACCTTTTGGAAGAGGCTTTGCATGGCTTGATACAGGAACACACGATGGTTTGTTAGAAGCTTCAAACTTTGTAGCCACTATTCAAAAGAGACAAGGCTTTTACATATCCTGTATAGAAGAAATCGCTTACAGACTTGGATATATAGATAAAGCACAATTATTAGAACTTGCAAAACCGTTGGAGAAAACGGAGTATGGGAAATACCTTAAAGAATTGGCTAATGGCAAGTAG